The Limnothrix sp. FACHB-406 nucleotide sequence GGCCCTCAGCTTCAGTGCGCTGTATGGGGTGTTGTTTCCGGGCAGTTGGTTGCCAGCGGTGGGGCTGGCCTTGGGAGGCGGGGCGATCGCCCTGCTGACGGGTGCTTGGTTTAACCGGCAATTGGGCGGCCAAACGGGCGACACCTACGGGGCGATCGTGGAATGGACTGAAGCGCTGCTGCTGTGTTTGATGGCCACACTGCAACAGCCCCCCAATGGTTGATACCCAATGGGTGATAGATATCCAGCGACTGATGCCCAATGGCTAATGGTTCAAAGGTTCAATGGGTTCAAAGTTTGAATGATCGATGCGATCAAGGTTTGCGGGTTTCGGTGCGATAGGGCAAAATGCGCGTCCCGATCGCCAAGCTTTCAGCCTCGTAGCTGGGGAGCTTGTCGCCAAAGGGAGCAGGAACTAACTCCTGAAGGCTCAGCTCGGTGCGGTACAGACTGAAGAGCCAAAAATTCTGGCGATCGGTGTTTTGCAAAACCACCTGGCGAATGGCGGGCCGCAGTTGGCCCACGGTTCCCTGGCAAGCCACCTGCAAAAAGCCGGGAGCGTCCTGGCAAGTGCTCTCCTGTACCTCTCGACTGATGTAGTCCGCAGCAAAATCCGCATAGCGATCGGGGTTGGGATTGGTGACGGCCAGACCCGCCCCGATCGCCACAATCACACCGCTAACCACCACAATCGCTTTCACATCCGCCACCTTGAAGAACAATTCGACG carries:
- a CDS encoding DUF4359 domain-containing protein, with the protein product MAVELFFKVADVKAIVVVSGVIVAIGAGLAVTNPNPDRYADFAADYISREVQESTCQDAPGFLQVACQGTVGQLRPAIRQVVLQNTDRQNFWLFSLYRTELSLQELVPAPFGDKLPSYEAESLAIGTRILPYRTETRKP